The Bombus vancouverensis nearcticus chromosome 9, iyBomVanc1_principal, whole genome shotgun sequence genome includes a window with the following:
- the CIAPIN1 gene encoding cytokine induced apoptosis inhibitor 1, whose product MSFLKENHSVLVVLDSEISNNDIIDFISGIKKHLSNAEQLTTISTKELQKCINSSSYDAIISIFKQSCPNLKMLLEESLRMLKPGATLIIYESLQEKENAHSLYDERVSNLKLIGFKVKVQESLDTKQLKDLLLNIYNSTDNICEVVAEKRSFEIGSSVTLNFGEKKSSNVWKLDSAVDEELIDEDDLLDESDIVKPITNLRVCSTTGKRKACKDCSCGLAEELSGKTAPEGTAKSSCGNCYLGDAFRCASCPYLGMPAFKPGEKVVLFESQLKAD is encoded by the exons ATGTCTTTTCTTAAAGAAAATCATAGTGTACTGGTGGTCCTAGATAGCGAAATTTCCAATAATGACATAATAGACTTTATCAGTGGAATTAAAAAACATCTTAGCAATGCCGAACAGCTGACAACTATATCAACGAAAGAGCTGCAAAAAT GTATTAATTCTTCTTCCTATGATGCAATTATCTCCATCTTTAAACAATCATGTCCGAATCTTAAAATGCTTTTAGAAGAATCTTTGCGAATGTTGAAACCTGGAGCAACATTGATTATTTATGAGTCACtccaagaaaaagaaaatgcacATTCTCTTTACGATGAAAGGGTGTCCAACTTAAAATTAATTGGTTTTAAAGTAAAAGTACAAGAAAGTTTAGATACAAAACAATTAAAAGATCTTCtacttaatatatataatagtacAGATAATATTTGTGAAGTAGTAGCAGAAAAACGTTCATTTGAA attgGTTCTAGTGTAACACTTAATTTTGGTGAAAAAAAATCTTCTAATGTATGGAAACTAGATAGTGCTGTTGATGAAGAATTAATTGATGAAGATGATCTTTTAGATGAAAGTGACATTGTCAAACCTATAACTAATTTGAGAG TATGTAGCACAACAGGTAAACGAAAAGCATGCAAAGATTGTTCTTGTGGATTAGCTGAAGAATTAAGTGGGAAAACTGCACCTGAAGGAACTGCAAAATCTTCATGTGGAAAT TGCTATCTTGGTGATGCATTTCGATGTGCTAGTTGTCCGTATCTTGGTATGCCTGCATTTAAACCTGGTGAAAAAGTAGTTTTATTTGAAAGTCAGTTAAAAGCAGACTAG